From a single Sorghum bicolor cultivar BTx623 chromosome 5, Sorghum_bicolor_NCBIv3, whole genome shotgun sequence genomic region:
- the LOC8071807 gene encoding ER membrane protein complex subunit 10 — protein sequence MAPPCRSLLALAALLLLSLSLAAAAFQSDELLLNDDDEFEGVGARPSVPSPPAAPAISSSRRRSADAPLPGAGESNAVQFTLEHDLGDGKGFVPAGTFSARLKTFAHGTQTLTKLRFTRNDLNEDDKVAFKKLLQEDGFYTIRLPSNVLDTTKKHNVASSIKARCIPRDSLDEHIVIHMDGVNILAVNYGSVGGCQYPRPMKLPSKWTFSSYTILKTAEQAPRTPSFADQLIEADNGLGEVMKPPEKSFWAKYWMYIIPLGLIVMNAVTAAANIPEEAAGQGQPGAQRAPAAAAGRRR from the exons ATGGCGCCGCCCTGCCGCTCTCTACTCGCCCTCGCCGCTCTCCTActtctctctctttcccttgccgccgccgccttccaGTCCGACGAGCTCCTcctcaacgacgacgacgagttcGAGGGCGTCGGCGCCCGCCCCTCCGTTCCCTCCCCGCCGGCGGCCCCGGCGATCTCCTCCTCCCGCCGCAGATCCGCGGACGCGCCGTTGCCCGGGGCAGGCGAGTCCAACGCAGTGCAGTTCACGCTCGAGCACGACCTTGGCGACGGCAAGGGCTTCGTCCCAGCTGGAACCTTCTCGGCCCGCCTCAAGACCTTCGCCCACGGCACGCAG ACCCTCACTAAGCTTCGCTTTACAAGGAATGATTTAAATGAGGATGATAAAGTGGCTTTCAAG AAACTGCTTCAGGAAGATGGCTTTTATACAATTAGGCTGCCATCTAATGTGTTGGACACTACAAAGAAACATAATGTTGCTTCTTCAATCAAAGCT AGATGCATTCCACGTGACAGTTTGGATGAACACATTGTTATCCACATG GATGGTGTAAATATTTTGGCAGTCAATtatggctctgttggtggatgcCAATACCCTAGGCCAATGAAATTG CCATCAAAATGGACATTCAGCTCTTACACTATCCTGAAGACTGCTGAACAGGCACCAAG AACCCCATCATTTGCAGATCAGTTAATAGAAGCTGACAATGGTCTTGGCGAAGTAATGAAACCACCTGAGAAATCTTTCTGGGCTAAATAT TGGATGTACATCATTCCGCTTGGTCTTATTGTCATGAATGCTGTTACGGCAGCTGCCAATATACCAGAGGAAGCTGCAGGGCAGGGCCAACCTGGAGCACAACGggcacctgctgctgctgccgggaGGAGAAGATGA
- the LOC110435897 gene encoding ATP-dependent DNA helicase PIF1-like encodes MSEDYRRNNQSTFAVEQMVLIDIRKLLESMQKDIKMYPLPDIDDTYDPSGDIPREIFEEASVEASIDDMALSKTLNKEQRAAYNEIMSAIDTDHGGLFFVDGPGGTGKTYLYRALLATIRSQNKIAVATATSGVAASIMPGGRTAHSRFKIPLTLDNGAFCTFTKQSGTAKLLQTASLIIWDEVTMMKRQGVEALDNSLRDIMDRPNLPFGGKTMVFGGDFRQVLPVVRRGSRAQIVGASLRMSYLWNSMRHLKLVRNMRAKNDPWFAEYLLRIGGGSEEANCNGEIHLPDDICIPQNGKDGDLDMLIDCIFPALNANMSDKSYITSRAILSARNDSVDMINMKMISRFQGDEMVYHSFDSVVDDPHNHYPSEFLNTLTPNGLPPHVLKLKIGCPIILLRNIDPAGGLCNGTRLVVRGFQRNIIDAEIMVGDHAGKRIFLPRIPLCPSDDEMFPFQFKRKQFPIRLSFAMTINKAQGQTLPNVGVYLPEPVFSHGQLYVALSRATARLNIRILAVLPSDTNDKKNNTKINGTYTKNIVYKEVLTL; translated from the coding sequence ATGTCAGAGGACTACAGGCGCAATAACCAATCAACCTTTGCGGTGGAGCAGATGGTCCTCATAGATATTCGAAAGTTGTTAGAATCAATGCAGAAGGACATAAAGATGTACCCACTTCCTGATATCGATGACACATATGATCCATCCGGTGATATTCCCAGGGAGATTTTTGAGGAGGCTAGCGTTGAGGCAAGCATTGATGACATGGCACTATCAAAGACCCTTAACAAGGAGCAGCGGGCTGCCTACAATGAGATTATGTCTGCTATTGATACCGATCATGGGGGTTTGTTCTTTGTGGATGGACCTGGCGGCACAGGAAAGACTTATCTATATAGGGCCCTACTCGCTACTATACGTAGTCAGAACAAGATTGCTGTGGCAACAGCAACATCTGGTGTTGCTGCGTCAATAATGCCTGGTGGTAGAACCGCCCACTCACGCTTCAAGATTCCCCTCACCctcgataatggagcctttTGTACCTTCACAAAACAGAGTGGTACTGCCAAGCTGCTTCAGACCGCATCCCTTATTATTTGGGACGAGGTGACAATGATGAAGAGACAAGGTGTTGAGGCGCTAGACAACAGCCTCCGTGATATCATGGACCGTCCTAACCTCCCGTTTGGGGGGAAGACTATGGTGTTTGGTGGAGATTTTAGGCAGGTTCTCCCAGTTGTTCGAAGAGGGTCTAGGGCACAAATAGTTGGTGCCTCACTGCGGATGTCGTACCTTTGGAATTCCATGCGACATCTCAAATTGGTGCGCAACATGAGGGCAAAGAACGATCCATGGTTTGCAGAATACTTGCTACGTATTGGGGGAGGCTCTGAGGAGGCTAATTGTAATGGTGAAATCCACCTTCCTGATGATATATGCATACCACAGAATGGAAAAGACGGTGATCTTGATATGTTAATTGACTGCATATTTCCTGCCCTCAATGCCAATATGTCAGACAAGAGCTACATCACCTCACGAGCAATATTATCTGCGCGGAACGACTCTGTTGATATGATTAACATGAAGATGATAAGTCGTTTCCAAGGGGATGAGATGGTGTACCATAGCTTTGATAGTGTCGTGGATGATCCACACAACCACTACCCATCTGAGTTCCTCAACACTTTGACCCCCAATGGTCTTCCTCCACATGTGTTAAAGCTTAAGATTGGGTGTCCGATCATATTGCTAAGGAACATCGACCCTGCAGGTGGACTTTGCAATGGAACCAGACTGGTGGTTCGAGGGTTCCAAAGAAATATTATCGATGCAGAAATTATGGTTGGAGACCATGCCGGAAAGCGAATCTTCCTACCACGGATTCCGTTATGTCCCTCGGATGATGAGATGTTTCCGTTCCAGTTCAAGAGGAAGCAGTTTCCTATTAGACTCAGTTTTGCCATGACGATTAACAAAGCACAGGGGCAGACTCTTCCCAATGTTGGTGTGTATTTGCCTGAACCAGTGTTCTCTCATGGCCAGCTGTATGTTGCGCTATCTAGAGCCACTGCCAGATTGAATATCAGGATCCTTGCTGTCCTGCCCAGTGATACGAATGATAAGAAAaataatacaaaaataaatGGTACATACACAAAAAATATTGTCTACAAAGAGGTCCTCACTCTATGA